The sequence AATGTTACTTCCGTCTAAAGCACTGGTTTCCATGAATAGAACTCCCATCGCCTGAAATAATTGGAAAGTAACAATACgtgacaaattcaaaaatacataaaatacATACCGCAGCCATACTTGCACCATCTGTCTTTGCCACCGAGCCTGGCGTCGAAATACGCATATCAACCTTGTTTCCTACCAAAATGATCGGAATACTCCTTTCTGTTGACTCCTTTATAGTCTCAATCCAGTCGCGAACACGGAGAAACGACTGCTCCGCACAGACGTCATAGACTAGGATTGCTCCATCAGCTCGACGAAAATATGATTTACAAAGTGATCGGAAACGTTCTTGTCCCGCGGTGTCCCATAGCTGAAGTGCAACGTTTCTTCCGTCAACATTGACAGTCTTCACGTGAAAATCTACGCCAAGTGTGCTGGGGAGCTGATTTGTGAATTGACGACGGATCACCCGCATTACAAAACTACTTTTTCCAACAGCGGCGTCTCCACACATCACGATACGGAACGTTCTTTCAGCTGGGCCGTTAGCATCATTGAGGCcctataaaaaattagtatAACAATAAGTCAACCCTAGAATACAATTGTTATACTTTAATTAGAAGCCGCCGACATTTCACGAGTTTCGCGCCCCACTGTGTTTAACGTGACAGCGACACGCTCTGAAGAAGATGTATGGGGCGTGGTGCTTTGAAATGTCAAACACAGTTGGGCGCGAAACTcatgagatgtcggcggctaATATTGGTTGAAAGTCCtgattttcgataaaatttttgcattttttcctaCACTCCACGCAGTTTCTTTATTATAGctaaaatgcacaaaaacatttcatacatttttggcCGATGCAGCACATTTAGTGTGTTgcaatcaaaaattataaacacaTCATCACAAATGATTATGTTGCTATTTTATCGCGTTTATCACGTCTTAACCACCTATTCTTCAGTGAAACTTTAGGGAAACTGAGACATAGCTTACCATAAGATCTCCCGGAGTATCGAGCCCTTGCAAGCTATGCGCATCGTCTAGAATCAATGATGTTTCTGGcactgaaattattaaaataaagtaCACGAATAAAATTCACTTTCCTCGATTGTTCCGAAAATCGTACCTTGCTCCTCAGTACTAATCGCATGAAGTGGCACGGATCGGAACACGTTCGTGGACGTTTGAAAGTTCTCCACAGAATTACGATTCGAGCTGAGCAATCCGGGAGAAGGAGTTCTCAAATTGAACTGTCGGAGAACAGATGCTCTGCTATCCAGTGCATCGCGGAGGCTTTCATTGGTTTCGTGCAATTTGCGATTGGCatcactgaaattttaggtttttagaGCTTTAATAGGGCCGGAAGCTCACAATAGGAGTTGCAATTGTTTCCTGACAGATTCACTTTCCTCGGTGGCGTGGGAAGCTTGATCTGAAGAGCTTAATGAATTAATAGGTTcaagttgaaataaaatacCTCTTCTTGCAGAAAGTTCATCCTGCTTCTGATCAAATTCACATCTGACTTGTGCAAGCTCACTCTTGATCATCGCCAGTTCGAGATGGTTTTCAGCAAGATTTTGTCGCAAGTCGTTATTTTCCTCATTTACAACCTACAACTCATTGCTGTATCAAGGGAATGGTGCAGCTCCACATTTCGAATCAAACTTTATTAACTCACTTTCAGTTTATCAGACAACTCTTTTTGATGGTTCAGCCGTTCATTTTCTCGTTCAAGagctttttccattttctgcaGTCTTTCTATGTTGTTTCTCATTTCTGACATTTCATCCGACATTCTTTGGCGcatttcttctttctcttttgTCAGACGGTCTCGCTCCTGAAGTATTATTTTTGTGGGGGGAAAAGACTTGTAACGCCACCTCTTGCCGGGCTTTCATTTCTGTGAGCTCCAGTTGTTGGTCAACTTCGCTTTCCATCTCTTCCATTCTACGATTGTACATTTCACGTTCACTGGAAAATATagtatttttacaatttagtATTCACTGAGTAATATAATTGATTTGCATTTGCAGGCTTAGAAAAACACTGATCTTAAGCCTACTATGGACAACAGGGGTCCCATAAAGTTTTCTACACAAGCGCCCGTGTCagctatgtttttttttaataaatgaaaCTGAAGTATCACTAAATAAGACAAACTTATATTAGATTGTCATAACATTTTTGTACGGCTTCCATGTGAGCGCAGAGCGGCGTCGGCGTTTCACgcaagcggccgacacgttaggtgttccgcgccgcactatacatgcGGATACGTTGCGGCGAGGCGACTCACCGGCCGGGGAAAGCGCCTAACCGGCGCCCAGATGAacccaacattttttcaaaaatacatagTGTTTTAACAGTGATGTaacgaattttttgtgattttcatcTAAAATCAGAATGGTTTTGAAAGTCAGATATAATTTATtacttggttttttgtttcaattgcaAAACTGTGCTTACCTTGCATAAATACGTTGAAGTCGCTCATTTTCATGCTTCTTCTCTGATAGTTCTTTGTGAAATGATCCAACAACTCTCTCAAACTTCCTTAACAATGCAGGAACACCAGATGACTGTAGTTGTTCGTACAGCACCAATACTTCTTCTTGgctgaaattatatttgtcttttttcaaaatagaaaattctTACCATGGAACGCTAAAGTCAATGTTAATATTTGTATCGGACTCTGAATGATAGTGTTCTTCGTCAAATACTCGGATCGCTGGTCGAGAGGAAGTCGAGTCACTTTCACTGTCAAACATTTGTTCATCACGTAGAAACATTGGTGGGTCCTCTACAGCAACCGATGCTCGACGCTGCATACCATTCAGgcctaaaataaattttagaacttgaaacaaaatttctaaacCTTTACCATGACTTTCTCCGTGCTGTACAGTGTCTTGGAAACCCCgcaaaaattccaacttctcaatttttccagaaccaTCTTGATCCAACTCCGTGAATATGAAACGCAAATCCTGAAattcaacagtttttttttcagttagtagagaaattgtttcaaatcgTTCCTATAATgctaaaatgtcaaaatatcacagaaaaaattatcaataaaattttggattatttaGATATAAAGCTAAAAACGTTGAATCTCATatcacaattttggaaaatttgaaacttttttccaccaaattaaatatttcaatagcGTTTCAATTTGTGTATTTCATCATTCCAGAGGATCCAAACTTGCAGCAATGCTTACAATCACTCAAAAAAGtccataattttaaaaagtttgacaatttaccaaaactctgactgaaagttatcaaaaacttattaTACCTACCGACGATAATTCACTTTGAATTAACATAGCTcaaatagcttaaaatttttgctacTGCATTTCCATATTTAACTTGTACCCCTTCTACCCTCACTTGATTAATTTTGACAGCTACTAATTCcgttcatttttgttttatcaaaattttttcaaacagctAAACAACAGAGATATGAGCCGTCAAGTTGAGGGTATGGGGGTGCTATTCTTATAAgaaaaacagacaaaaaaattatttgttaaaatctacattttgtaatacttcaaatttttagcaaaaatcgCAACTTACATTATCATCAAGCTGTGGGCACACTTTCCTCAAATCCTCCATCGTCAGGTATCCCTTGGATTCGGAGTCGCAGAGAGAAAAGAGATTCTCCACCTCGGGTTTCGACATGGTTCGTCGTCTCTGCAAAACTGCGGGTGCGAATGATATGCGAGGGCGGAAAACGGGCAAAAACGGCCACGGTGGAACtataaaaaaacacacacacacatagcTATGCATTATATCGATTGACAATTTATCGGAAGCTAGCTGCCTTTAACAACAGTCATGGGAGTGAACGAGGGGGAGctgtttttaaacaaaaatcgggaacaaaaattatcacaaacaaaaaaatatttttcgaaatttcaaaccacaaaaaatatgaatgtgTCGAACCGCACCGTACTATGTGATCGGATcagatttagagaaaaagaatgaagaagaaattaaaatcgccccaaaaaaaatcgttctGTTTATTGTATTGTACGTGTACACAAACGGTGGAAAATAGAGAGAAATGGGAAAAGCGTGGCAATTTTCCTTTTATGGTTGTGAAACTTTCTATTCGTCACAAAGAGTTCTCAAATAAAGGGCGATGAGCGGAAGAGCATTGCTTTTGAatctggcaaaaaaaaaataaacgaaaataaaatcattgtTATTGTTATTGAGTGGAGAAGcgtatgaatttttgaaatcctcaTACAAAAACGCAACACAACTTTTAAATTCAGTTAAAATCCTTATTGTTTCATCAGTCTTCCCcataaattttagattttcccgACTATCCGGATTTCGGTTGTTAGTCCCtgtttctctaaaaattattcattaaaCCAAAAGCACCCAATTCTTTTCAATAACTATGTAATACCCGGAACGTTTTTGTGTTCACTGACTCAGCTTCAAATTAAACTTGTCAAGTGGTGGTCTATGGAATAGACAATGAGTGAGGGGTACAGTaatgaattgagaaaaaaagtggaaataattaataacaaaaattacatAATATTTGAGGGAATATAATAGTTTGAGAACAAAGGTTTCGTGTTGTTAGATCTGCGAGTGGTGGCCCCACCTTTCCCGCAGTATATGCACAGTTTAATCAGCTGTACAAAATTTGACAACAGAGGAATTATGGTCGACTGTTTTCAGTTGGTATTTcgcaatatatttttccaccgatttctacgatatatatatatatatatatatatatatataatcaaatgaaaaatgttcaaggaattgagagaaaataacgctttaaaaaaatgaacgtTTACTAGGTTTTAAACAACTGTTTAAAGTGGATTTTTATCGGAGAGGAGATTATTTAAAtggaacacttttttaaattctatatcttttttaaattctatcactttgaacacttttttaaattctatagTACTTGCTATCAAAAAGTGGTagctaccgtatttcctctgtTAGTCTttcatgcaagactaattttcgattgatcCGTAAGGGTTCAAGACAagtagaagaaatacggtaatctgtgttcactaatttttgttatgtaagtcaaattaaaatagtttgaatatacagatcaaaatataaaatttcagtaaattgTGTTTAAAAGTCATAGGAATACGAGCTTGCTGAAacgctcaaaatttctttgatagtctagttttcaaaaattatggttGTTGACGTTTGACTGAAGAATTCAGGAAAATCAATAgccattttgagttttcaattccaattttatgtaaacaaaatgatttttgcgattttataaaactatgTTTGGCAAGAGTTTCActtatttcttgaattttaaaaatgtataattgtATATGTAGTTGTATATTGTATAGTTAATTGTATAGTTAAACCGCATTGTCAAgttaaatattataatttcaaagaccaaagagaattagaaaaaagcgCCATTATGATCATGATTGTGCTTTagacaaaatttgattataaAAGTGTTTTGTGCAATGAATAAATAGGAAGttagttttgcaaaaacattATCTtcactgcaaaaattaaattttcaatttgaaaacaatataaataaaaaaatgcttaGAAACAACACATCAGTCACATATGAGTTGAGAACTATAAAATACGATTAAATATGACTAAACCTTTTGCCTGAACGTTCAAAATTGAATCCAGTGAATTGTCCAAAATTCACAGATAAATCCACGTGTATACTAACACTGTTAGAAGTTAATTTGTTaatgaataaatttagaaactaTGGTTTCAAAACGAGTTCCAATATATGTTTAATATTTAAGtaataagaattttgaaataaatttcatgTTTATCAAAGCAGCGTTTTATCTTTCCAACTATCTATATAACTCTTCAAATTTATCCATAACCTGACACTTCCGGCAGTTCCATCAATTGTATTCGTTAACCTGCCGCTGATCGGTGCAAGCTATAAGTCAACATGTCACATAAAAAGGTGCCTAAAAAGGACACAATTGCCGGGTGGCTTTGATAAACACCGCTTCACACACTTGAAGGAGTCGTTTACCTGGTCTCAATTGccattgtcaaaaaaaaagaagcgtCTCTATTGCGCAACAGAACACAATAGAGCAGCCACGTGTGTGCTGGTCCCACCGGTCTGCGACACCTTTCCGGGAGTGTCCTTTAATCTAATTATTTATGTTGGCAATTGTAATGAGCTGTATGGAAAGGATACGATATTATGTAATAGAACCTGCTTACCCGGGAGATTTCAAAGGCGGCTTCTGTCTCCTAAACAAGCTCATATTCATATTGCCAGCTTTTTTCTTGTTACTGGGTGTCAAGATGTATGTTCACAATTAAGAGTGGGGGAAATGGCAAATGACAATTATCTCTAATGCATTTTCATTTCCACttccaattttcctttttttttcaacttcccatttttcaatttgtaacTGTATCGTTTTCCAGTCAATCTTCCTGCGCGCCCAATATTTTACGCTACGTTGAGTTGAAAGTGTCTCCGCTTTTTGCACCTCTTCTAAATATACAAGGACGGAACGATCATCTTGTTTCTCAACATTACCAAGGTAGCAAATATATAAGTAGAAGAAAGAGCTAATGAGAATGATTTATGTGAACTATCAAATAAAACAACTGCTGGCGGAATGAGGAACGCAATGACTTTGAAACATGTCTATGTACATAGCTGGGCGGTCGAAAATTAGCTGAATGTCCTTCCATGCCAATCGGCTTGGAATCGcgaaacaaaaaaccattttatttgttttgtaatTGACGGTTAGTATGCAAAATTAATCGACACTTCAGAGTAGATTTCTCTTCGAAATATAGGAATCGGTGGATGTTAATTACATGGGTTTTGTCACTCCGAATATGGGATTTTAACGctttttgcagtttcaaattatttttgtgtcTGGTTAAGATGTGAAAATGCATTGTTTCAAGGACAGAGCGAAGATTGTTCATAATATCGGCAAGTGGCCTTATTCTGAAACTCTATTGCAACATTACGTGTTTTGGGGGAAAATGAAACTATAAACAGAACTAATTTGAGAAAAGCgacaaaaatatgtattcattcagaaaaaaaggaaacagaGTGTTTACAACAAtgattgaaattatttgaaattaaataaaaaacaatcacCGTATTTCTACAGGTTACTGAAATCGTGATTCGTAACAAAAATTTACCGTAACttctataacttttttttgccgaaaaatacGTTGAGTAACCTTTTGtcgattttgtgaaaaacaaacCGACTAAGCTTATATATGGAGATTAGTAAGATGGTCTTTCTGCAAGTAAgtgaaaaactgtgaaaatgaaactttaaCATTTCGAGCACCAACCTGAAAATTAGAGTTCGATATCCAGCTTTGGCAGAATAATATTCCATATTGTTTATTTCCAAGTTTGACAATTCATCAAATGTTTCCCTAGAACCACCGTTTGACAGGTTGCTCCAATTAGCCGCAGTGTGCAGCTATTCCCAACCATCTTCCCCCATCTCATTTTCGCCATCATTTTCCCCCGCATCATCTGAGATGTGCAAAATGAAAGGTCAAGTTATAGATTTCGTGTtattaaatacaaataattgaCTTCTCATGTGGCGTTGGATCTCGAAAATCGAGTGTAATTGTCATGACCATGTTTAGGAGGGCGGTGGTGGTAGCTGCTGCTGCATCATCCTTCCCAATGTCAACGCACCCTCTTCTCTCACCCAAATTGCCAGGCCGTCGCCCCGCCCACTCTCGCACATTTAACTTGTCTTATAGTCACCCCTCATCGTCCGACAATAACCAATCATCGGTGCCTTCAACAGTGTCGCATTCCCGACTTTCGAACGTGCAAAGCATTCGTTTAACACTTTTCTACAGTACCACTCACTTCCCAAAATGTCACTTCTCGACCCTCGGCAGTTTCTGCTTCCCGCTTTTTATCTGGATCCGACTACACAAGCACTTCTAGCTCAAGCAGCTTCAACTTCCCCGTGCAACAAAatttcgtcttcttcttcattccGCATTTCTGACATTCTCGAGCAATCCCCAAACAATTCATCCCATTCAAACGATCACGGTAAGTCATTACACCTGCAATtgattccaaaattccaaacattCAAAACGACAGCCATTAAAAGTTTTGTGCGCGGCGCGTTAcccatcaaaaatttactCAACCATGCTCTCGATTTTCTCCTCTCAATGGTGACTACCCGGAAATGATAGTTTGAAtgtaggggggggggggggtaaaAGGATTAATGCCTTAATGAACATATGAATACAGTTCTCTTCCGGGGTCAATcttttgttttgttctttttgtGCATCAATAACCATCAACTTTCAGACCCATCGCCACAATCAattaaatctgatttttcaacttcGCCAAGAGCAAGCAGCCCCGGCGGCGATCGAATGGGTAGTCCAGGCAGTTGCAAAAAATCTCGGAAGGCAAGAACCATCTTCACTGACAAGCAGTTGCAAGAGTTGGAGAATACATTTGAAAAGCAAAAGTATCTATCAGTCCAGGACAGGATGGATTTGGCGCACAGAATGGGTCTCACTGATACTCAAGTCAAGACGTGGTACCAAAATAGAAGGTTAGTAATAACGTCTTTCAATTATCGTTGGAATTATCGTTGGAATTATCGTTGGTAGCAGAGTCAATTCTTAACATACATATGTACATTCTCAAATTAATAACAAGCGTAGCCGCCAATTGAGCCCACCCTTGTAGATTACTACACCAACCACGCTCACATTTCCTAATTATTGTTCAAGGCGGCGGTGTTCTATGTGAATATTTGATGTGATGACTTGTCATCAGAGcatcatcatcgtcgtcatcatcaaattttcaccAGCTTTTAGTATCGGTTTCATTGGTGAATGAAGTGGATAGACGAATTTGTGCCTCTTTTGAAATGTATCCATGCATTCACAATCTGGAAAACCTTTCAAAACGTCGCTATTGTTGTGTAGTTATCGCCGGGGTGGTCTCCTGCTCTTTTGCACAATAATGAGGCGTATGAGTCCGCTAAGAGGCAGATCACCTGCTTTTGGTCCCAAGGTTCGGCAGCGTTGAATTAATCCGAATATAGTCAAGTGGTGGTTAATACATATAATATATCTAGTTGCGACATAAAAACATCATTATTACAATAACGGGACACTCAAAAATTAAGATGTGAAAAGTGAAGACGTCCGGTCTAGTGGAACAAAATACGGCAATTCAAATTACTCAAATTACTTAATGTTTTTTATAGAACAAAATGGAAGCGACAGGCAACAAGTGGAATGGATCTTCTATCGGAACCTGGAAACCTCTCCGCAGTTCAGAACTTGATCAGAAGCAGTCCATATTGGGCCAACTATATCACAGCCTTACCTATGGGCACTCAGCTACCGATGATGGGCCTACCCATGTCTATGATTGTTCCCCCAGCCCATGCTTTCCAGCCTTCCTCCTCTTCAAATTCTCCATCCACTCACATATCCAGTGAATCCCCTCAGTTGGATGTTTCCAGCAACTCAGAATAGTATTTCttgtgttaatttttaaaatttgtatgtaatattttcaattaaagtcACAAAAACCGATCTCAATGGGTTAGATAGGGAGAAGacgctttctttttttcacaacATTGCATATGTATCGCttgtgttatttttattttgcttgATTATGTCATTTCCACGTcattaataataatattattattttattatgcTGTTCGTGGATGATGACGATTTCCGAAATCTGATAAGAAAACTGGAGATGGTGGGgcattcaaaaatacaatgaaCACAAGACGTGCCAGAAGCGCCAGGTGTTGGCGAGTGGCGCAACCGTTCTGATTTTATCGCGACGGAAGAGGTAAATATGTGAGATAGAATACTTGGCAGGCGTCGTTAACACCTCACCTGTTCGACAAATACCTTTACCTGACAGACGGTTCCTagctcactttttcaaaaaatgtggagaAATTAGTAAAACTTATTTCTATGGTGTTCAAATGTCCAAAGATCATGATAAAACCTTTCAaatagaaattggaaattttggtaCTTTTGTGTGAATCgaactcagttttcaccagTAACAATAAACATTTCtcgcaataaaaattttccaaaattttttttcaaaaatgatatgtagtaatttagcaaaattttgacattcaTAGTAAAGGcacaaattgtttttctgagtgggtctcgccacgatctcagTTAAAATGCTTGCTACAGGCGCGAATATATACAAATTTGTTGTTAACttgataataaaattaaagtttgtgaacttttaaattttaaagtgaacCTAGAAAAAATAGTCGATAGTACATATTTTGATGCctttcaaattagaaaattttcaagaattactATCAtgctacatttttcaatttataacaTTTGACTTAACAATATATAATTGCTCTCTCTAACTCATATTGCTGAAATGGTATAAATTTTTAAGGATAAAAAATCATAGCAGCTTCCATTCTACAGTtcattgtttcaattttgtcCCCGGAAGAGCACAAGTGTCGTTCATTAGTAAGCTTAAGATAATTGGTAATTGGTAGTGTGTTAGGCTAGTGGTATGTTTGTGTAAGCACGCAAGAAGTGTGCATTCTTCCGGTTCAGTGACAACTAACAACTAACACGCCTAATTCCATGTAACACGCTCCTCTTCTATTATGTTTCCCCTTTTCGTCGCCCACAAAACCAGGCTCATTTAGTGGAAATCTCGCATTTGAGAAACTCCAGGCCCTCATCCTGATCATCGTTCTCGTCTTTAGACAAATTGGTCGTgtacatacacacacacacacacacacacacacacacacccacATATACACATTGAAACCCACTTGACATCTAATTCGAGAATAGACAGGGGAGAAAGGAGACGAGTACGGTAATCGTCTACCGCCAATAAATAGGATTTTGAAGGAACGGTGTCATTAAAGCAATTGGACACCACACCGTGAACGGTAGTGGGGTGAATTGTGAATGAACACATCCAAAAACACAGTTTGCAACCATTCCGATGAATTTGGTTCCGTCGATGGGgtcataaaaattataaccTCATAATTAGTATTATTTTAACAACCTCTGGATTAGGTAGAATAAGATAATCTAATGATTGTTTTACAATCACTTGATCTTCTTCCCATATTTTATGCCACAACGGAGACAATCATGATGTTCTGCGCACCGATCCGTGATCTGATGATGTGGCTCGTCAACCACCCCTAATGTATCATTGACTGCTGCTCTCAATAAAAAGATTACAAGGGAATTAGCTCAGGGGGCTGGTGGCAATTGATTCAATTTACACtcagcacacacacacacactgaCAAATACACGTATACACCTGTCGTCTCCTTTGTCCGATGAGCTCCCggatgaataaaaaatgaagatgatGCTAATTTGGGAGAAATGTGTATGATATGGGGGAAGGCAAAAGTTTGACACCTTTAATCGGGATCATTGAACAGTTGATCACACTTGCATATAGGACAAATTACAAAATTGTCTAgttcttgattttcagattttcgagtattttaccgtatttcttctattttgcATCACGATTCTGTGTTTCGGCTGCTCACCAACTGGCAGAATATGTTTTTTACGTATCTGATGATTTCCAAAGGAACTAGGATAATACCTTTCAAGGTAAAGTAGTGGGATCCTAAATTGATCAgcgataaaattttgaaatttttttttttttttaatttttgaaaattttttttggcttttttaattgaattcttGCGGagtcacacatttttttctaactctGCAATTTTACTGTGATTTCAATCAATCATTCTGTCACTATCAcacaaatttttctagatata comes from Caenorhabditis elegans chromosome X and encodes:
- the ceh-30 gene encoding Homeobox protein ceh-30 (Confirmed by transcript evidence) → MSLLDPRQFLLPAFYLDPTTQALLAQAASTSPCNKISSSSSFRISDILEQSPNNSSHSNDHDPSPQSIKSDFSTSPRASSPGGDRMGSPGSCKKSRKARTIFTDKQLQELENTFEKQKYLSVQDRMDLAHRMGLTDTQVKTWYQNRRTKWKRQATSGMDLLSEPGNLSAVQNLIRSSPYWANYITALPMGTQLPMMGLPMSMIVPPAHAFQPSSSSNSPSTHISSESPQLDVSSNSE
- the rsef-1 gene encoding Ras and EF-hand domain-containing protein homolog (Confirmed by transcript evidence), whose protein sequence is MSKPEVENLFSLCDSESKGYLTMEDLRKVCPQLDDNDLRFIFTELDQDGSGKIEKLEFLRGFQDTVQHGESHGLNGMQRRASVAVEDPPMFLRDEQMFDSESDSTSSRPAIRVFDEEHYHSESDTNINIDFSVPCQEEVLVLYEQLQSSGVPALLRKFERVVGSFHKELSEKKHENERLQRIYASEREMYNRRMEEMESEVDQQLELTEMKARQEERDRLTKEKEEMRQRMSDEMSEMRNNIERLQKMEKALERENERLNHQKELSDKLKVVNEENNDLRQNLAENHLELAMIKSELAQVRCEFDQKQDELSARRDQASHATEESESVRKQLQLLFDANRKLHETNESLRDALDSRASVLRQFNLRTPSPGLLSSNRNSVENFQTSTNVFRSVPLHAISTEEQVPETSLILDDAHSLQGLDTPGDLMGLNDANGPAERTFRIVMCGDAAVGKSSFVMRVIRRQFTNQLPSTLGVDFHVKTVNVDGRNVALQLWDTAGQERFRSLCKSYFRRADGAILVYDVCAEQSFLRVRDWIETIKESTERSIPIILVGNKVDMRISTPGSVAKTDGASMAAAMGVLFMETSALDGSNIDNAMLALTRELMAVEDVEIRSTGVVLNPAVAKKGGCFSKCRGS